ACTGAAACCGGCCCTAATCCGTACCAGTCTTTTGTGCAGTCTGTCATTATAACTGGAGAAAAAGCAATGTGCCCTACCACACGGCCATTCAGCTCTGCTACCAATGATATGGATAAGGCTTTGGCTAACCTAAGTGCCTCAATAATAAACTGTTCAGTATGATTGCTGATTTCCATTTTTTCGAAAGCAGTAAAAGTTACATCGGAAATTTCCTGAAAATCACTTTCTTTTTCATCCCTGATTAACAAATTTTGTATCATTCTATCAATCCCTTTACTTTTCGTGTAATTTTTGTATTGTCAAACCGCACAAGTCACAAATACTCCTCTGGCCATATATTCTTATTTTGGCATAAAGATAATTTTTTGACTATCCCTGATTAAACAAATTATTCTATACCTGAATGTTGTTTTTCAATTATAGACCCAATTGTTTTTTTCTTATTGCAGACAAAGTTTCGTATAAAATTTATAATATCTGCAAATATAATATCATGCTTGAATTTTTTGTTATAATGTAAATAAATAAAGGGTTTTAGGTAAAATTAAATGCTCATGAAAAAAATCTATTTAATTTTAATGGTTGTTAGCTTGGCTCTGATTGGTTTTTCTTTACAAGAGTCTTTCTCTGAAGAGAATTCCTTAAAGATGTCCGTAAACTCTATTCATCAGAAGGATGATTTCTATAATATACAAGTTGAGTATCCCCGGTTTGCTGATGCAGGAGATGTTTTTAACGAGAAAATTTCCAACTTAATTGAAGGGAAAATAGAGAGTTTTAAAAAAGATGCCAGGTACAACTATGAAGCAAGAAGAGAAACCGCCTTGTCAGAGAATCCGCTTCCTGAACATCCCGAATATAAATTTGATGTTATTGGCTTTTGGGAGCCAGCACAGCTTAACAATAACTATATAAGTTTTGTTGTTCATTTGCATTATTTTGTTGGAGGAGCCCACGGAGCTACTGAGGTTCATGCTTTTAATTATGATTTAAAAGAGGAAAGAGAAATAACCTTGTTTGATTTTTTAAATTCTTCCCGGCAAAACTTTGAAAAATTAGCTGATTTGTCAAAACAGAAAGTATCCTTGCAGCTTGAAAATGAAGGTATTGAACTGGACAGCTTTTTAGAAAAAGTGATTGAGAGTGGGACAGAGCCAACCCAAGAAAACTATGGAGACTTCAATTTTAATTACAATTCATTGACCGTTTATTTCCAAAAATATCAGGTAGCTCCTGGTGTGGCAGGTCCGATAACAATTGTATTTTATGAGAATGAATTAGAAGAAAACTCCATAGATTCCCGCTACTTGGAGTAATTTTAAGTATTTTTTGTTTCTTGAGGATATAGAAGCTCTAAAGGTGGAAAAATCAAATAAGTCTTACGAGGGCAGCCGGCCTTCAGACAAGCCGCTTATGTCAAACAGGGGACGGTTCTCTGTGTTAGACTCTTCTAACCTCGTACAGAGTTAACCCTGTTAATCTAGATAACTGTCTTATGTCAAACAGGGGACGGTTCTCTGTGTCATGCTCTGATAATCTGATTCACCGTTAATCCAGTTAATCTGGAAAGCTGTCTCACCGAACAACTGTTTAATCCTTTGAGATAACTTAATACTTTTTTCTGGGTATCCGGGGTTGTATTGGATAAAGTTGCCAATTCTAG
Above is a genomic segment from Atribacterota bacterium containing:
- a CDS encoding N-acetyltransferase, whose amino-acid sequence is MIQNLLIRDEKESDFQEISDVTFTAFEKMEISNHTEQFIIEALRLAKALSISLVAELNGRVVGHIAFSPVIMTDCTKDWYGLGPVSVHPDFQRKGIGKALINEGLSRLKSLRAKGCCLVGHPKYYGQFGFKNVKELSYDGVPQEVFFVLSFDGNIPQGQVIFHEAFKADGQQ
- a CDS encoding DUF4163 domain-containing protein, with protein sequence MKKIYLILMVVSLALIGFSLQESFSEENSLKMSVNSIHQKDDFYNIQVEYPRFADAGDVFNEKISNLIEGKIESFKKDARYNYEARRETALSENPLPEHPEYKFDVIGFWEPAQLNNNYISFVVHLHYFVGGAHGATEVHAFNYDLKEEREITLFDFLNSSRQNFEKLADLSKQKVSLQLENEGIELDSFLEKVIESGTEPTQENYGDFNFNYNSLTVYFQKYQVAPGVAGPITIVFYENELEENSIDSRYLE